The following is a genomic window from Streptomyces chrestomyceticus JCM 4735.
CGACCGCGCCCAGGCCCGGCACGGCTTCACCGAGTCGTGGCACGACCGCCTCGCCCGCATCGGACTGGACCGGATCGAGGTGGCCTCCCTGAACATCAACTACCGCACCCCGGAAGAGGTGATGACGGAGGCCGCACCCGTCATCCGCGCCGCCCTTCCGGACGCCAACGTCCCCACTTCCGTCCGCAGCACCGGCATCCCCGTCACCCACGCCTCCGTGACGGACCGGGACGCGATCCTCGACGCCTGGCTCACCACCCACGACGACGGCATCGCCTGCGTCATCGGCGACCCCACTTTCACGGCCACACCGCGCGTCCGGTCACTGACCCCGGAACTGTCGAAGGGGTTGGAGTTCGACCTGGTGGTCCTGGTCGATCCGGAGAAGTTCGGCGAAGGGGTACGGGGAGCGGTGGACCGGTATGTGGCGATGTCGCGGGCTACGCAGCGGCTGGTCATTCTGAGGAGTTCGGCTGCTTAGCGTTCCATTGAACGGCCAGGGGCCCTGTCGGAATCACCTTCCGACAGGGCCCCATCACCTCAGGTTCTTCTTGCGCGCCCAGCTCTACGGACTTGTTGCGTCCGGCTCGATCGCGCCATCGGTCTCCAGCATGAGCATGCTGCTTTCGAGGGAATGGCGGAGGTAGCGCCGCGCGTTGCCCCGATCGGCCTTTTCGAGCAGTACCGGGAGAAATTCGGAATCCGGGTAGCCTTCCACCTTGGCATCCCTGGTCGCCCACACCTGTGACCAGATGGCGATGGTCATCTCGTTGCAGGCTCGGGCCTGCTGAGTCCCGTGCGCGGCGTCTTCGTCGAGAGCTTCACGTGTGAAGATCCCCATACGGTGCCCCAGGGCCAGCAGGAAAGTCTCTCTGGCGTCCGAGTTCAGGATCCCCAGGACCCGGTCTTGAATGTTCATTGCTCCATGGCCCAGAATTCGTCGTCCGTCGTCGGTTGGCGTTTTCCGTAGGATTCTCGCGGCAGTGAGTCGATGTCGTATCCGCGCGACTTGAGAACCGTGATTCTGGTGTTCCCGTTCATGATGGTTCCGTCCGGCTTCACGATCAGCGGTTCTCTCGCTTTCGGCTGCAAGGAGGCGATGATGTCCTCGGTCTTCTGCTTGTGCCAGAAGTCCAGCGAGCTCTTGTCGAGAGAATCGGAGTGCAGCAGGATCAGCGGAGGATCGCACGGATTGGCGTTGTGCACCAGAACCGGAGTCCGGCCTGCCAGTACATAGTACGTGTGCAGGCCACCGACCGTCAGGTTATAGGTCCGGGTGTTCTCGGTGAACGGGCGGTTTCCCCGCACCGGCACGTCGGTACCGTCGGCGGCCCTGAGCGTCATGCCCCGGCGGAGGCCGGCGGCCTTGACCCACGACTTCTGCGACGGGGACCAGAACGGGTGCTCGTGGGTGGCGGTGATCCTTTCGCTGCCCCGGCGGGTGGCGACGGTCAGTTCGTTGAACTGCTTGTCGTGCTCGGTGACGATGAGGGCGGTCACCGTCCGTTTTCCGCTCGTGCCGCCGACCGGGTCGGTGGCGGTTACCTCATCGCCGACCTTTACGGACTCGATGTTCTTCGTCGCCGCGTTGCCCATGAGCACCTTGGTGCCGGCCGGGAAGCACGTGGCGCACTTGATCGCCTTCCTCTTCTTCACGGTTTTGGCGATCTTCTCGACGACCTTGCCGCCGACCTTGCCGGCGAACTTACCGGCGATCTTGAAGCCCTTGCCCCAGGGGGTGAGGCCGATGATGAAGGAGCCGCAGTCGAGGAGATTGGGATCCTTGACGCACTTCAGGGCCGTGTCGGCGTCGGCGACCTCCCACGCGATGGCGGAGACGATGGGGTTGGGCTCGACCTGCTTGAGCTTGCCGCCGGCGGCCAGGCAGGGCAGGACGGCGAGTTCGTGGGTGGGGTGTTCGTAGCAGATTTTCTGCTCGGACTGTTCCTTCTCCTTGCGCTCCTCTTCGGCCTTGCGGCGCGCCTCGGCCTCCTCGGCCTCGCGCTTCTTCTTCACTTCGCCCCACGCCTGGGAGGCAAGGGCAGTGGCTTCGTCCCTGCTCTTCCCGGCCTTGAGCGCGGAAGCGCGGGCCTCGCCGGCCGCGTCGTCAGCGATCTTTGCCGAGGCGCGGGCGTATTCGAAGGAGAACCGGGCCTGTGCTGCTGAGTTCTCGGCGTCGGCGGCGTCGCGTTGGGCGTTGTCGGCGGCGTTGCGGGCGGTCTTGGCGGATTGGGCGGCCTGGGCGGCGCTGGCTTCGGCGCTGTCGGCGGCCTTGCCGGCGTCGATGCGGTACCCGTCGGCGAGCTTCGCGTTCTTCTTGGCCTCGTCGGCGGCCTTGGCGGCCTGGTCGGAGGCGTTGTTGGCCTTGGCGGCGGCGCCGGCGGCGATCCAGCGGTTGCGCTGGGCTTCGGCGGCGACGATGGACGCTTCGGCGACCAGGTGCTGGACCTGGGCGATGTGGGTGGCGGCGAGCTGGTCCTTGCGGTCGGCCATGTACTGGCCGAGCTGGACGAAGTCGTGCACGTCCTCGGCCGCACCCGCCAGCGCGACCTTCGCGGCCGCCTTGACCTCCGGGCCGCCGGTGTTGACGAGCTTGGAGGCGGTGACTTCTTCGTCGGAGTGCTGGGCGGTGTACTGGCCGGTGGCGATGAAGGCGGCCAGCGTCTTGCCGCGCCCGTCCTTCAGCGCCGCCTTGGACGCCTCCTTGACCCCGGGGCCTCCGGCGTTGTTGATCTGCGAGACGCGCACCGTCAGGTCGGTGACGGCCACCTCGTACTGACCGGTGGTGTAAAAGTCCCGAATCTGCTGGTCGGAACCCTTGAGCGCCGCGGCGGCAGCGGTGCGCACCACCTCGTACTCGCTCTGGGTACTGAGCTGGAAGACTTTCTCCCGCATCTCGTCCAGGCCGGCCTTCTGCCACCCGCTGCGCAGGTACGCGAGTACGTCCTCGTCGGAACCGGCCAGCGCCTGCTTGGCCGCCTCCTGGCTCCAGGGGCCGCGCACCTTCAGCGCTCTCATTGCCAGCGTTCGGCCCTTGGCCGCGAGGGCCTTGGTGTCGGCGTCGGGCTTGGCGGCCTCGGCGGCCAGCTCGGCGGCCGTCGAATCCAGCGACTTGGCATCCACCGCGGCGGCGGCCGAGGCGGAGGTCAGCTCGCCGACCTGTGCCTTGTCGGTCCGGGCTTCTTCGATGGCGGCGGCGGTGCGGGTCGCCAGGTCTTCGGCCTCGGTGGCGCGGGCGATGTCGAAGACCTTCTGGGCAGCCGCGGCGGCGGCGTCGGACGCTTTCGCCGCTTCCTCGGCGGCCTTGGCGTGCTTGGTGGCCTGTGCGGCGGCATCGGCGGCCTCACCGGCGTGCTTGGCGGCCTCGTCGGCCGCCAGTGCGGCCTTCTCGGCGTGGTCGGCGGCGGAATTGGCGGCGGCCCGGGCCTGGTCGGCGGCATCCGCCGAGCGGTAGGCCAGCGCCTGGGCGGCGTTGGCCGCCCGCCGAGACTCGTTGGCGTGCCGGCGGGCCTCGATCGCGGCGTTGCGGGCCTCGCCGGAGTGGACCCCGGCTTCGTCGGCGAAGCGGTTGGCGCGCTCGGCGGAGTCGGCCGCGGAGTCGGCGTTGTCGCTGGCGCTCAGCGCCGCCTTGGCGGCATCGCCGGAGGCCCGGGAGGCCGCACTGGCCTTCTCGGCGGCCTTGACCGAGTCGCGGGCGAGCTTGGACGCCTGGTGCGCCTTTGCGGCCATGTCCCGGGCATGCTCGGCCTTGCCCGCGTCGGAGGCGGCGGCGATGGAGGCGTTGAGGGCGTCGTTGGCGGCGTTGGCCGCGTTGGTGGCGGCCGCCGCGGTCTGGGCTGCGGCCATGGCGGCGATGCGGGCCGCGCGGTTGGCGGCGTTGGCCGCGCCGATGGCGTGCTGGGCGGCCGCGGCCGCTCCCCGGGCCGCGTCGGCGGCCTGCTTGGCCTTGATCGCCGCGCGCTGGGAGTCGTTCTTGGCCAGCTCGGTCTGCTTGGCTGCTTCGGCGGCGGCTTCCTTGGCGGCCTCGGATGCCTTGATGGCGCGGTCGGCGGCGTCCTTGGCCTTGTCCGTTTCGTTCGCGGCCCGTTTGCCGGCCAAGGTGGCCTGTTCGGCCAGCTCGGCGATGGTGGCGTGCTCCTGGTCGCGGGCCCGCGCGGTGAACTGCCCGATCTCCAGGAACTCGGCGATGTCCTCCGCCGTGCCGCGCAAGGCGACCTTGCCGGCGGCCTTGACGGCCGGGCCACCGGAGTTGATCAGCGCCGAGACCTCGACCTCGTTGTCCTGACGGCGCGCCGCGTACTGCCCCTTGTCCAGGAACGCACTGACGGCCTCGGGGCCGGCCTTCAGCGCGGCCTTGCCGGCCTCCTTGACCCCGTTGCCGCCGAAGTTGACGACCCGGGAGACCTCGACCTCGTTGTCCTGCCGCAGCGGCGCCTGCCAACCGTCCTGCAGGAAGGTACTCAGCGGCTCCGGCGCATCCCGCGTACTGGCCTTGAGCGCCGTCTTGGCCGCTTCACGGACCGCAGGACCCCCGGCACCGATCATCCGGCTGGCCACGACGTAGTTGTCGTCGTACGCCAGGCTGCCCTTCTCGGCGAAGAACCTGTCGACGTCCTCGTCCGAGCCCGTCAGCGCCAGCTCGGCCGCCGCCTTGACGCCGGCTCCACCGGCTATCCAGTAGTCAAGGACCATGCCGCGTTTGCGGACCGCGTCGCCGGGATCTGCGGCTTCGGCCGCAATGGCTGGTCCGGCCCCCAGGAGCCCTGCCACCAGGGAGGCGGACACGAGCGTGGCGCAGGTGCCACGCCGCCGGAACGCCTCCTTCCCGGGTCGGGGTCTGCCTTTGAGGCGTTGTGCGGTCCTGGTCGGAAACGGTCTCCGTTTCACCCGGTCAGCCCTTTCTTGATGTTTCATCAGCGTCAGGTGCGCCGGGTACACGGCTCTCGCCTTCCGGGCAGCCTGGCCGTAGCGCTGGTGAGGAGAGCGGGAACGGTCGCGTATCCGGCGGTCGGTGGGTGCGCGACAGGAGTGGTTCACGTGCCGTGCGAGCTTCGTGCGAACTCTGCCGAGTTGAGGCCGCAAAGGCTACCTATGCTGGACTTCGGCGTACGTGGGCGATCTGTCGCCAAGCGCATTCCCAGAGGCGTCTGCGCACGCCGCCCCGCACCTCAAAAGCACTGGTCAGCGCCCTCGTCGGCATGTTCTCCCGGTGGGTGGCGGAAGGCGGGGCGACGGCAGCGCGGTCCGCTGCACAGTCAGCTACTTCGCCAACTGCGCCCCCGCCGGCACGTCGGCCGCGGACGCTTCGCACCGTCCGAGTGGGTACGGCGGCGGACGACGGTGAACTGGACGGGCCGTCGTACATCCCCTTGATCGGTGCGGGTGGCCGGTACGTCGTCTTCCGGGCACCGGGTGGACGGAATTGATCACTTCCGAGGCGCCGGGGACCAGGCCGACGTGGATCCGGACGGCACGCCGACGGCCGACCGTGCCCTGCGGCTGGGGGAGTTGAGTGACAACGGGTGTGCCGCGACGTTCAGCGCGCGCGTCCGCCGGGCGCCGGTCCGGTCGGAGCGCCCGGGGCGTACGGCTATGTGCGCATCTGCACGGCGGGCGAACGCGGCGGGCGCTCCAGCCGGGGGCGGGCGCTCAGTCGTCGGCGGGCGGGGGCAGTTCGCCCGAGCCGCGTGGGACGAGGCGGGTGGGGATCTCCTGGCGCTGGGGCGGGAGATCGGTGCCCTCCAGTCGGCGGAACAGCATCGTGGCGGCGGTACGCCCGAGGCGCGCGGCGTCCTGTGCCACGACCGTGATCGCGGGGGACACCAGGTCGGCCAGCTCGAAGTCGTCGAAGCCCACCAGGGCGACCGGGCGCGGGCGTTCGGCGAGCACCCGTACCGCCGTGACCGTGACCCGGTTGTTGCCCGCGAACAGCGCGGTGACCGGGCGCGGCCCGTCCAGCATGGCGGTGGCCGCGAACCGTACCCGGTCGGGCGCGGTCGACCCGAGGGAGACCCACGACTCGTCGGCGGTCAGCCCGGCCTCGGCCATCGCCGTACGGTAGCCGCGCAGCCGCTCCGCGGCGGTGTGGATGCGCGGCTGGTCGCCGATGAAGCCGATCCGGCGGTGGCCGTGCGCGATCAGGTGGGCGACCGCGTCGCGGGCGCCGCCGAAGCTGTCGGAGAGCACCGTGTCCGCCTCGATCCGGCCCGCCGGGCGGTCCACGAAGACGGTGGCCACGCCCGCCGCGATCTCCGGCTCCAGGTAACGGTGGTCGTCGGCGGCCGGGATGATCACCAGGCCGTCCACCCGGCGCGCGCACAGGGCCAGGACCAGCTCCTGCTCGCGGGCCGGGTCCTCGGCGCTGGACCCGTTGATCAGCAGCGCGCCGTGGTCCCGGGCGACCTCCTCGACGGCGCGGCTGAGCGGCCCGTAGAACGGGTCGGCGAGGTCCTCCAGGACCAGGCCGATGCTGGCGGTGCGGCCCTTGCGCAGGATGCGGGCGGAGTCGTTGCGGCGGAAGCCGAGGGCGGTGATGGCGTCCTGGACGCGGCGCTCGGTCTCGGGGGTGACGCCGGGCTCGCCGTTGACCACCCGGGAGACCGTCTTCAGGCCGACGCCGGCCCGGGCCGCGACGTCCTTCATCGTGGGCCGGCTGCCGTAGCGGCGGGAGGTGCCCCGGGCGGTGTCGGTCACGTGCGCGGTCCTGATTCTGTCGGCGGTGGGTGGGAGAAGGTGGTGGGAGGAAGCGGTGGCCGGGAGGGCCGCGGCTGCGCGGCTCGCTCCGGCCGTTGCTGGAGAGACGGGCGGGACGGGTGTGGCGGTTCCCCCTCCGGTACGCCGATGATGGCTGTGGCGGTGTCCGGAGGGCCGGTGCGTGCGGCCGACCGGCGGGACCGCCCGGCGGCACCGCACGACGACGTGCGGCACGGCGTCGAGCATAACCTCTGGACAACGTTGTCAATCAGCACGAGACTGGCGTTCCCGTGCCGGGTCACGCACCCCGGCCCAGGCGCCCCACCAGGAGATTCGACACCGATGCAGACGGACCTGAGCGCAGCGCTGGACATCGGCGGCACCAAGATCGCCG
Proteins encoded in this region:
- a CDS encoding LacI family DNA-binding transcriptional regulator, producing the protein MTDTARGTSRRYGSRPTMKDVAARAGVGLKTVSRVVNGEPGVTPETERRVQDAITALGFRRNDSARILRKGRTASIGLVLEDLADPFYGPLSRAVEEVARDHGALLINGSSAEDPAREQELVLALCARRVDGLVIIPAADDHRYLEPEIAAGVATVFVDRPAGRIEADTVLSDSFGGARDAVAHLIAHGHRRIGFIGDQPRIHTAAERLRGYRTAMAEAGLTADESWVSLGSTAPDRVRFAATAMLDGPRPVTALFAGNNRVTVTAVRVLAERPRPVALVGFDDFELADLVSPAITVVAQDAARLGRTAATMLFRRLEGTDLPPQRQEIPTRLVPRGSGELPPPADD
- a CDS encoding polymorphic toxin-type HINT domain-containing protein, producing the protein MSASLVAGLLGAGPAIAAEAADPGDAVRKRGMVLDYWIAGGAGVKAAAELALTGSDEDVDRFFAEKGSLAYDDNYVVASRMIGAGGPAVREAAKTALKASTRDAPEPLSTFLQDGWQAPLRQDNEVEVSRVVNFGGNGVKEAGKAALKAGPEAVSAFLDKGQYAARRQDNEVEVSALINSGGPAVKAAGKVALRGTAEDIAEFLEIGQFTARARDQEHATIAELAEQATLAGKRAANETDKAKDAADRAIKASEAAKEAAAEAAKQTELAKNDSQRAAIKAKQAADAARGAAAAAQHAIGAANAANRAARIAAMAAAQTAAAATNAANAANDALNASIAAASDAGKAEHARDMAAKAHQASKLARDSVKAAEKASAASRASGDAAKAALSASDNADSAADSAERANRFADEAGVHSGEARNAAIEARRHANESRRAANAAQALAYRSADAADQARAAANSAADHAEKAALAADEAAKHAGEAADAAAQATKHAKAAEEAAKASDAAAAAAQKVFDIARATEAEDLATRTAAAIEEARTDKAQVGELTSASAAAAVDAKSLDSTAAELAAEAAKPDADTKALAAKGRTLAMRALKVRGPWSQEAAKQALAGSDEDVLAYLRSGWQKAGLDEMREKVFQLSTQSEYEVVRTAAAAALKGSDQQIRDFYTTGQYEVAVTDLTVRVSQINNAGGPGVKEASKAALKDGRGKTLAAFIATGQYTAQHSDEEVTASKLVNTGGPEVKAAAKVALAGAAEDVHDFVQLGQYMADRKDQLAATHIAQVQHLVAEASIVAAEAQRNRWIAAGAAAKANNASDQAAKAADEAKKNAKLADGYRIDAGKAADSAEASAAQAAQSAKTARNAADNAQRDAADAENSAAQARFSFEYARASAKIADDAAGEARASALKAGKSRDEATALASQAWGEVKKKREAEEAEARRKAEEERKEKEQSEQKICYEHPTHELAVLPCLAAGGKLKQVEPNPIVSAIAWEVADADTALKCVKDPNLLDCGSFIIGLTPWGKGFKIAGKFAGKVGGKVVEKIAKTVKKRKAIKCATCFPAGTKVLMGNAATKNIESVKVGDEVTATDPVGGTSGKRTVTALIVTEHDKQFNELTVATRRGSERITATHEHPFWSPSQKSWVKAAGLRRGMTLRAADGTDVPVRGNRPFTENTRTYNLTVGGLHTYYVLAGRTPVLVHNANPCDPPLILLHSDSLDKSSLDFWHKQKTEDIIASLQPKAREPLIVKPDGTIMNGNTRITVLKSRGYDIDSLPRESYGKRQPTTDDEFWAMEQ